A stretch of the Ptychodera flava strain L36383 chromosome 18, AS_Pfla_20210202, whole genome shotgun sequence genome encodes the following:
- the LOC139116716 gene encoding zinc finger E-box-binding homeobox 2-like isoform X1: MLAIIRMREVLSINSLNRNMAEGPRCTRRKQANPRRKKAVEDIPEESDAEVEPENLQECRDSGNHSDGYHSNENELNHDEMSSNEGSFHGDDGYQSNKELREEEARSRGMNIQEYLSRSDTAIIYPEAPDEEVDNENDISGGNDDGEDTILSCPYCDRVYKRATSLKEHIKYRHEKNANNFACSECNYSFAYKSQLERHMATHMPGRDQICEICNKAFVNIYRLQRHMLTHSTGNRKFKCSECHKAFKYKHHLKEHLRIHSGEKPYECPTCKKRFSHSGSYSSHISSKKCTPLKYVPPLHSEKAAPVKVMNDKINHTIHNPLHSSEYMHPYGPPSFEHLDKPSMVPNQSSMMMPIHVKVENGDGLSAEKLPLSMASSPPNDAVKKVLQIVGATVSKQQQEGQNTDVAKLKKTKQSSSDRNPASPNAAVKQVDIVLPEMARERLSSKSPSANQSPEVDGKRKNYSIVDYTLRKVNEAKAVEAFASVHIKKDKNACRYCQELFYNPIELHQHERYLCEQNEDVKKVKNHASLTKFINFQREVVAMQENNQRNRERDAESDDEDAPQNDEKMDEFEEGPEMEVSDANGEESENGDESFKEMEVNTRESESKISENHQHALRAFFAMSQNPSQDGLEKISHLLSMPRKEVEEWFVAMRAKQGIESNGGNYSPAESQVSDKHTNFNNHSDCDDDNNSIDFNDDDDVNSPKPDFETRRGYDDPDCGQPLRITTTNSVRYAHLPPTRTDQDRGGLLMVGVPPEAHQNGLNLSKKALCNEEAIPLTKKRSSPEPISYSPAKQTKTDQPLDLSLPKQVKYPTYERRQPYFDNSKSVFHIKGYRSLPSATPDFYIGSFKVDPRMGQPYFENNIRAHCNSQPDPSATAALLAHGPIDIPHMYAHPIHNGFPDAAILAAAAHNPTKKLKLMDSLGLMSTGSPEVVGRHFMTEEELRKSLGVDVNLLDKQGTPYQQGSQPREESISEGSLDESIGEMTLSRTRRRKDRSPRTVNGMYACSQCPKTFQKHSSLLRHVYEHSGKRPHQCKECGKAFKHKHHLMEHSRLHSGEKPYQCDKCLKKFSHSGSYSQHMNHRYSYCKREDTLRQLKKEPQSVSSTADDRE, translated from the exons ATGTTGGCCATCATACGCATGCGCGAGGTTCTCTCAATCAACTCATTGAATCGGAACATGGCGGAGGGCCCCAGGTGTACACGAAGAAAACAAGCTAACCCAAGACGTAAAAAAG CAGTTGAAGACATACCTGAAGAAAGTGATGCAGAAGTGGAGCCAGAAAACTTACAAGAGTGCAGAGACAGCGGCAACCACAGTGACGGCTACcatagcaatgaaaatgaaCTCAATCACGACGAGATGAGCAGCAATGAGGGGAGTTTCCATGGCGACGATGGTTACCAGAGCAACAAGGAGCTACGAGAGGAAGAAGCCAGAAGTAGGGGCATGAATATTCAAGAGTACCTAAGCAGAAGCGACACGGCAATAATTTATCCAGAGGCGCCAGATGAGGAAGTGGACAACGAAAATGACATTTCAG GTGGCAATGACGATGGTGAAGACACCATTCTCAGTTGTCCGTATTGTGACAGAGTTTACAAGAGGGCAACATCGTTGAAGGAGCACATCAAATACCGCCATGAGAAGAATGCCAACAACTTTGCCTGCTCAGAATGCAACTACAGTTTTGCGTACAAATCTCAGCTTGAACGCCACATGGCCACTCACATGCCTGGCAGAGATCAAATCTGTGAGATCTGCAACAAGGCCTTTGTGAACATCTACCGGCTCCAGCGACACATGCTGACGCACTCCACCGGCAACCGCAAGTTCAAGTGCAGCGAGTGCCACAAGGCCTTCAAGTACAAGCACCACTTGAAGGAGCATCTGCGAATACACAGCGGCGAGAAGCCATACGAATGCCCCACATGCAAGAAGCGCTTCTCACACTCAGGTTCCTACAGTTCACATATAAGCAGTAAGAAGTGTACACCATTGAAATATGTTCCCCCACTACATTCAGAGAAGGCAGCTCCCGTCAAGGTAATGAACGACAAAATAAACCATACAATCCACAACCCACTGCATAGCTCAGAGTACATGCATCCATATGGCCCACCTTCATTTGAACACCTAGATAAACCGTCCATGGTTCCAAACCAATCCAGTATGATGATGCCCATCCATGTGAAAGTAGAAAACGGCGACGGCTTGTCCGCCGAGAAACTTCCCCTCTCCATGGCTTCCTCCCCTCCCAACGATGCAGTGAAGAAGGTACTCCAGATTGTTGGTGCTACAGTTTCCAAACAACAGCAAGAAGGACAGAATACCGACGTTGCCAAGCTCAAAAAGACAAAGCAGTCAAGTTCTGACCGTAACCCAGCAAGTCCAAACGCAGCTGTTAAACAGGTAGATATTGTGCTTCCAGAAATGGCGCGTGAACGCCTGTCTTCCAAGAGCCCGTCAGCCAATCAGAGTCCTGAAGTTGATGGGAAACGAAAGAATTACAGCATAGTGGATTATACACTAAGGAAGGTAAATGAAGCCAAAGCTGTTGAAGCTTTCGCAAGTGTTCATATCAAAAAGGATAAGAATGCGTGCAGATACTGCCAGGAATTGTTCTACAACCCAATAGAGTTGCACCAACATGAAcgatatctgtgtgaacagaATGAAGACGTGAAGAAAGTCAAGAACCATGCCTCCCTCACCAAATTCATCAACTTCCAACGGGAAGTGGTTGCTATGCAAGAAAACAATCAACGCAATCGGGAGAGGGACGCTGAAAGTGATGATGAAGATGCTCCTCAGAATGATGAGAAGATGGACGAGTTTGAGGAAGGCCCGGAAATGGAAGTGTCCGATGCCAATGGTGAAGAGTCGGAGAATGGTGACGAGAGTTTCAAAGAAATGGAAGTAAACACAAGGGAAAGTGAGTCAAAGATCTCCGAGAACCATCAACATGCTCTGCGAGCTTTCTTTGCTATGTCTCAGAATCCCTCACAGGATGGCTTGGAGAAAATTTCTCATTTACTGAGCATGCCCAGAAAGGAGGTTGAGGAGTGGTTTGTTGCTATGCGTGCCAAGCAGGGTATTGAAAGTAATGGTGGCAATTATTCTCCAGCAGAGAGTCAAGTCAGTGACAAACACACAAACTTCAATAACCATAGTGATTGCGATGATGACAACAATTCCATTGATTtcaatgatgacgatgatgtcAACTCACCAAAGCCTGATTTTGAGACGCGACGGGGTTACGACGACCCCGACTGTGGACAGCCTCTCCGGATCACAACTACCAACTCAGTAAGATATGCACACCTTCCCCCTACAAGGACAGACCAGGACAGAGGTGGACTGCTGATGGTTGGAGTGCCACCAGAAGCCCATCAGAATGGACTTAATCTTTCCAAGAAAGCGCTTTGCAATGAGGAGGCAATACCATTGACAAAGAAACGGTCCTCCCCAGAACCAATATCCTATTCCCCAGCAAAACAGACAAAGACTGATCAGCCTTTAGATCTTTCTCTTCCAAAACAAGTCAAATATCCAACTTATGAACGGCGGCAACCATACTTTGACAATTCCAAATCTGTCTTCCACATTAAAGGTTACCGATCCCTTCCCAGCGCAACTCCCGACTTCTACATTGGTTCTTTCAAAGTCGACCCCAGGATGGGACAGCcgtattttgaaaacaacatcCGGGCACACTGCAACAGTCAACCAGACCCCTCTGCCACAGCCGCACTTCTAGCCCATGGACCCATTGATATCCCTCACATGTACGCACACCCGATTCACAACGGTTTCCCAGATGCCGCTATTCTAGCTGCAGCGGCGCACAACCCGACAAAGAAGCTGAAACTGATGGACAGCCTAGGTCTAATGAGCACTGGCAGTCCCGAGGTTGTTGGACGGCATTTCATGACGGAAGAAGAGCTACGGAAATCACTCGGTGTGGATGTGAATTTGTTAGACAAGCAAGGAACGCCTTATCAGCAAGGCTCACAACCCAGAG AGGAATCCATTAGCGAAGGTAGCCTGGATGAGTCAATTGGGGAAATGACCTTATCAAGGACAAGGCGACGAAAAGATCGGTCACCACGTACTGTCAATGGAATGTATGCGTGCAGCCAGTGTCCAAAGACATTCCAAAAGCACAGTTCACTTCTCAGACATGTCTACGAACACTCAG
- the LOC139116716 gene encoding zinc finger E-box-binding homeobox 2-like isoform X2, giving the protein MLAIIRMREVLSINSLNRNMAEGPRCTRRKQANPRRKKVEDIPEESDAEVEPENLQECRDSGNHSDGYHSNENELNHDEMSSNEGSFHGDDGYQSNKELREEEARSRGMNIQEYLSRSDTAIIYPEAPDEEVDNENDISGGNDDGEDTILSCPYCDRVYKRATSLKEHIKYRHEKNANNFACSECNYSFAYKSQLERHMATHMPGRDQICEICNKAFVNIYRLQRHMLTHSTGNRKFKCSECHKAFKYKHHLKEHLRIHSGEKPYECPTCKKRFSHSGSYSSHISSKKCTPLKYVPPLHSEKAAPVKVMNDKINHTIHNPLHSSEYMHPYGPPSFEHLDKPSMVPNQSSMMMPIHVKVENGDGLSAEKLPLSMASSPPNDAVKKVLQIVGATVSKQQQEGQNTDVAKLKKTKQSSSDRNPASPNAAVKQVDIVLPEMARERLSSKSPSANQSPEVDGKRKNYSIVDYTLRKVNEAKAVEAFASVHIKKDKNACRYCQELFYNPIELHQHERYLCEQNEDVKKVKNHASLTKFINFQREVVAMQENNQRNRERDAESDDEDAPQNDEKMDEFEEGPEMEVSDANGEESENGDESFKEMEVNTRESESKISENHQHALRAFFAMSQNPSQDGLEKISHLLSMPRKEVEEWFVAMRAKQGIESNGGNYSPAESQVSDKHTNFNNHSDCDDDNNSIDFNDDDDVNSPKPDFETRRGYDDPDCGQPLRITTTNSVRYAHLPPTRTDQDRGGLLMVGVPPEAHQNGLNLSKKALCNEEAIPLTKKRSSPEPISYSPAKQTKTDQPLDLSLPKQVKYPTYERRQPYFDNSKSVFHIKGYRSLPSATPDFYIGSFKVDPRMGQPYFENNIRAHCNSQPDPSATAALLAHGPIDIPHMYAHPIHNGFPDAAILAAAAHNPTKKLKLMDSLGLMSTGSPEVVGRHFMTEEELRKSLGVDVNLLDKQGTPYQQGSQPREESISEGSLDESIGEMTLSRTRRRKDRSPRTVNGMYACSQCPKTFQKHSSLLRHVYEHSGKRPHQCKECGKAFKHKHHLMEHSRLHSGEKPYQCDKCLKKFSHSGSYSQHMNHRYSYCKREDTLRQLKKEPQSVSSTADDRE; this is encoded by the exons ATGTTGGCCATCATACGCATGCGCGAGGTTCTCTCAATCAACTCATTGAATCGGAACATGGCGGAGGGCCCCAGGTGTACACGAAGAAAACAAGCTAACCCAAGACGTAAAAAAG TTGAAGACATACCTGAAGAAAGTGATGCAGAAGTGGAGCCAGAAAACTTACAAGAGTGCAGAGACAGCGGCAACCACAGTGACGGCTACcatagcaatgaaaatgaaCTCAATCACGACGAGATGAGCAGCAATGAGGGGAGTTTCCATGGCGACGATGGTTACCAGAGCAACAAGGAGCTACGAGAGGAAGAAGCCAGAAGTAGGGGCATGAATATTCAAGAGTACCTAAGCAGAAGCGACACGGCAATAATTTATCCAGAGGCGCCAGATGAGGAAGTGGACAACGAAAATGACATTTCAG GTGGCAATGACGATGGTGAAGACACCATTCTCAGTTGTCCGTATTGTGACAGAGTTTACAAGAGGGCAACATCGTTGAAGGAGCACATCAAATACCGCCATGAGAAGAATGCCAACAACTTTGCCTGCTCAGAATGCAACTACAGTTTTGCGTACAAATCTCAGCTTGAACGCCACATGGCCACTCACATGCCTGGCAGAGATCAAATCTGTGAGATCTGCAACAAGGCCTTTGTGAACATCTACCGGCTCCAGCGACACATGCTGACGCACTCCACCGGCAACCGCAAGTTCAAGTGCAGCGAGTGCCACAAGGCCTTCAAGTACAAGCACCACTTGAAGGAGCATCTGCGAATACACAGCGGCGAGAAGCCATACGAATGCCCCACATGCAAGAAGCGCTTCTCACACTCAGGTTCCTACAGTTCACATATAAGCAGTAAGAAGTGTACACCATTGAAATATGTTCCCCCACTACATTCAGAGAAGGCAGCTCCCGTCAAGGTAATGAACGACAAAATAAACCATACAATCCACAACCCACTGCATAGCTCAGAGTACATGCATCCATATGGCCCACCTTCATTTGAACACCTAGATAAACCGTCCATGGTTCCAAACCAATCCAGTATGATGATGCCCATCCATGTGAAAGTAGAAAACGGCGACGGCTTGTCCGCCGAGAAACTTCCCCTCTCCATGGCTTCCTCCCCTCCCAACGATGCAGTGAAGAAGGTACTCCAGATTGTTGGTGCTACAGTTTCCAAACAACAGCAAGAAGGACAGAATACCGACGTTGCCAAGCTCAAAAAGACAAAGCAGTCAAGTTCTGACCGTAACCCAGCAAGTCCAAACGCAGCTGTTAAACAGGTAGATATTGTGCTTCCAGAAATGGCGCGTGAACGCCTGTCTTCCAAGAGCCCGTCAGCCAATCAGAGTCCTGAAGTTGATGGGAAACGAAAGAATTACAGCATAGTGGATTATACACTAAGGAAGGTAAATGAAGCCAAAGCTGTTGAAGCTTTCGCAAGTGTTCATATCAAAAAGGATAAGAATGCGTGCAGATACTGCCAGGAATTGTTCTACAACCCAATAGAGTTGCACCAACATGAAcgatatctgtgtgaacagaATGAAGACGTGAAGAAAGTCAAGAACCATGCCTCCCTCACCAAATTCATCAACTTCCAACGGGAAGTGGTTGCTATGCAAGAAAACAATCAACGCAATCGGGAGAGGGACGCTGAAAGTGATGATGAAGATGCTCCTCAGAATGATGAGAAGATGGACGAGTTTGAGGAAGGCCCGGAAATGGAAGTGTCCGATGCCAATGGTGAAGAGTCGGAGAATGGTGACGAGAGTTTCAAAGAAATGGAAGTAAACACAAGGGAAAGTGAGTCAAAGATCTCCGAGAACCATCAACATGCTCTGCGAGCTTTCTTTGCTATGTCTCAGAATCCCTCACAGGATGGCTTGGAGAAAATTTCTCATTTACTGAGCATGCCCAGAAAGGAGGTTGAGGAGTGGTTTGTTGCTATGCGTGCCAAGCAGGGTATTGAAAGTAATGGTGGCAATTATTCTCCAGCAGAGAGTCAAGTCAGTGACAAACACACAAACTTCAATAACCATAGTGATTGCGATGATGACAACAATTCCATTGATTtcaatgatgacgatgatgtcAACTCACCAAAGCCTGATTTTGAGACGCGACGGGGTTACGACGACCCCGACTGTGGACAGCCTCTCCGGATCACAACTACCAACTCAGTAAGATATGCACACCTTCCCCCTACAAGGACAGACCAGGACAGAGGTGGACTGCTGATGGTTGGAGTGCCACCAGAAGCCCATCAGAATGGACTTAATCTTTCCAAGAAAGCGCTTTGCAATGAGGAGGCAATACCATTGACAAAGAAACGGTCCTCCCCAGAACCAATATCCTATTCCCCAGCAAAACAGACAAAGACTGATCAGCCTTTAGATCTTTCTCTTCCAAAACAAGTCAAATATCCAACTTATGAACGGCGGCAACCATACTTTGACAATTCCAAATCTGTCTTCCACATTAAAGGTTACCGATCCCTTCCCAGCGCAACTCCCGACTTCTACATTGGTTCTTTCAAAGTCGACCCCAGGATGGGACAGCcgtattttgaaaacaacatcCGGGCACACTGCAACAGTCAACCAGACCCCTCTGCCACAGCCGCACTTCTAGCCCATGGACCCATTGATATCCCTCACATGTACGCACACCCGATTCACAACGGTTTCCCAGATGCCGCTATTCTAGCTGCAGCGGCGCACAACCCGACAAAGAAGCTGAAACTGATGGACAGCCTAGGTCTAATGAGCACTGGCAGTCCCGAGGTTGTTGGACGGCATTTCATGACGGAAGAAGAGCTACGGAAATCACTCGGTGTGGATGTGAATTTGTTAGACAAGCAAGGAACGCCTTATCAGCAAGGCTCACAACCCAGAG AGGAATCCATTAGCGAAGGTAGCCTGGATGAGTCAATTGGGGAAATGACCTTATCAAGGACAAGGCGACGAAAAGATCGGTCACCACGTACTGTCAATGGAATGTATGCGTGCAGCCAGTGTCCAAAGACATTCCAAAAGCACAGTTCACTTCTCAGACATGTCTACGAACACTCAG